The Brachyhypopomus gauderio isolate BG-103 chromosome 2, BGAUD_0.2, whole genome shotgun sequence genome contains a region encoding:
- the ttc38 gene encoding tetratricopeptide repeat protein 38: protein MIPSSFRDCEAWRAEGLGLSTSSNEACKLYDAILTQYVTWRNEETLGGIEGCIAALHTADPNFVMGHVIGTGLQLVGTGSSVLRDEKLAGAVRRVVELSQTQDLTPREKLHVQAVELFSRGALSQACSVWEDILVEHPIDMLALKFSHDGLFYLGDQTQMRDSIARVLPHWKPHMPLYSFLKGMYSFGLLETHFYDQAETVAKEGLALHPQDGWAVHSVAHVHEMKAEVEKGLKFMASTEKDWVVCDMLACHNYWHWALCHIEKGEYEEALKIFDEQVSRRCRQSGAMLDTVDACSLLYRLEMEGVSVKERYRELLRVTEPHSEDHTLLFNDLHFLMVSQGCRDSRTTQRVLDSLQELAREPGENKQLQLATTVGLPMCQAVVEYGQGNYSKTVELLKPLRYRFVEIGGSDAQRDVFSQLLIHAAMKSEDKHHQRFSRCLVVEREAARPGSLLTDRLMKRVQALHV, encoded by the exons ATGATTCCGTCCAGCTTTAGAGATTGTGAG gcgtGGAGGGCGGAGGGTCTCGGTCTGTCTACGTCCAGCAACGAGGCCTGCAAACTGTACGACGCCATCCTCACACAG TATGTGACATGGCGCAATGAGGAGACGCTGGGAGGAATAGAGGGGTGTATAGCGGCTCTTCACACCGCCGACCCCAACTTTG TGATGGGGCACGTGATCGGTACCGGGCTACAGCTGGTGGGCACTGGCAGCTCGGTGCTGCGAGATGAGAAGCTGGCGGGTGCAGTGCGGAGGGTGGTGGAGCTGTCGCAAACCCAGGACCTCACGCCCCGCGAGAAGTTGCATGTCCAGGCGGTTGAGCTCTTCTCCAGGGG AGCCCTTTCTCAAGCCTGCTCCGTGTGGGAAGACATTCTAGTAGAGCACCCTATAGACATGCTCGCCCTGAAGTTCTCGCACGATGGCCTCTTCTACCTGGGGGACCAGACCCAGATGAGGGACTCTATCGCTAGGGTGCTTCCGCACTGGAAGCCTCATATGCCCCTGTACAG TTTTCTTAAAGGCATGTATTCATTTGGGCTTCTGGAAACTCATTTCTATGACCAAGCTGAGACAGTAGCAAAGGAG ggtcTTGCTCTCCACCCCCAGGATGGCTGGGCTGTCCATTCCGTTGCCCACGTCCATGAGATGAAGGCAGAGGTGGAGAAAGGTCTGAAGTTCATGGCCTCCACAGAGAAAGACTGGGTG GTGTGTGACATGTTGGCATGTCATAATTACTGGCACTGGGCTCTTTGCCACATTGAGAAG GGAGAGTACGAAGAAGCTTTGAAAATCTTTGATGAGCAG GTGTCCCGTCGCTGTCGGCAGTCCGGAGCCATGCTGGACACGGTGGACGCCTGCTCTCTGCTCTACAGACTGGAAATGGAGG GCGTGAGTGTGAAGGAGCGGTACCGGGAGCTGCTGCGTGTCACCGAACCACACTCGGAGGACCACACTCTGCTCTTCAACGACCTACACTTCCTCATGGTCTCTCAGGGCTGCAGGGACAGTCGCACCACTCAGCGTGTCCTGGACAGCCTGCAGGAGCTGGCCAG AGAGCCAGGAGAGAACAAGCAGCTTCAGCTTGCCACCACGGTGGGTTTGCCCATGTGTCAGGCGGTGGTGGAATATGGCCAAGGCAACTACAGCAAGACCGTGGAACTTCTTAAACCACTGCGATACCGTTTTGTGGAGATAGGGGGCAGTGATGCACAG AGGGACGTGTTCAGCCAGTTACTTATCCATGCTGCCATGAAGTCAGAAGATAAACACCACCAAAGATTTTCCAG GTGTCTGGTGGTGGAGCGGGAGGCCGCGCGGCCAGGGTCGCTGCTCACAGATAGGCTGATGAAGAGAGTCCAGGCCCTGCACGTCTAG